The stretch of DNA AAATGTAAATATACCCAAGTACAAGGCCGCCTAAAATGAACAACACGCAGCTGAATCacaattcaaaactgtcaacttCGTGAACGAGCACCGAAAAATGAAGTGGTTGGTAGAGAAAtggtgggtcaacttgctaaacTCAGGTCGACTCGGATctatctaagggtgggtttagactagtgatatattcatgtgaagaaatatgatgagatttatagaaatcgcatcaaccgtttacactagcgtgaacttctataatgaatatattcatattttcggtgaatttattcacctgaagtagaactgcatccaactttagtgatttctcaccagtgagaaattcacaagcgtttacatatgctttatttattcatgttatatatacctcgaataagtgtatcatatttattctcatccgattacacctattttcacgtgaataaatccatctatagctatagatctccctaatgtaaacccgccataagaccgAGGACATAGTGAATGCGATGCGGGGGCGGGATCGTTTGCGGAAAAGCTCTTTTGTTTACAATCAATTTCCACAATCAAATGCAAATCGCCCGGacctgacatagtaaacgcgatgtcaatgcggcgaaactgtgtgtggagtgttttgccgcgagtgaacgcaagtgGTGGTTGCCAggcgattttcataaatatcttcataatcgaactcatcgaacgaaaataaaGATAGAGTTGCTAAATTATCATTTTCGTTctcttccatgaattatataactttattgtaatttacataatgcatataatgaaaacgttacgttgaaggctttccatttaccatgttcacagataaaaacgatctcacaattcaactgtttacaaaatgaagacattttatcatatctggcatccttgtgctgggttgtttacatgtagaaaggaatggaatgaaacataaaaaaacgcgCGATCTAAAGCGATCAGTGTGTCATAGCACACGATGAATTCCAATTAATCACTCCGCATCGCACCgcaccgcgtttactatgtcctcggcctaagATAAAATCAGACAAGAAGGGGTCTTTTACGAACCAATTTTCTGTCAGTCGCTCATTggctgatttcgataaattttgtaaacaaagtcgattttttcagtgttgccaataaaaatattttgttggataagtattgaatttagaaatagTACATTTAATGAATATCACGATATTTAGTTCAAAGAAAATGGGAAGGAATTATATACAAGTTTATGCATGAgtttttcacaatggaatagACTGAACGGCAAAACACTCATTTGTCAATTTAGTTTCGTTATGTCTCTAATGCGATTATGAAATCGCACGTTGAATTTATATATATGAATTTCGGAATATAATTTTCATTGTATTCATtatgcagatgggagagttgttagctctagctcgtgaatatgaaaaaagagatggTTGATACTATCCTGTCCATATctgactaccaatctcttgttacaccgctgacatgttctttcccgctgactTATTTTAATGATGTTGTAACCCGACACGCCTTCTAGGCGTGTGAGTCCTTCCTAACCGGGACTCTGCGCAGTCAAGcagttggcttaagcgccacttcCATAAGGGAGGCCAACCGCCGTGTTTTTGGTTGCCCGGCCAATGAGACTCGAACTCCGAGGGCGGGTTTATCTTTCTTCCCCCAAAACCCGGCTCGTTTCTCAATTTGAGCTGCGCTGTAAAGTGAACCCGAACACCGCTTGTCCAGAGGACAAGATTAAAGCCCGAGAATGCTTGGGCTGATCCCCAAACCACAAAGTTCAGCAAAGTTTTCCTCACTGGACTTACTAAAAATATCCTTGTCCACAACGAAGCTCGCTTCAGAGCGTAGGAGTGGATAGTGAAGagacaccaacaaaaaaaaaggagtcTCAAACCGACTCGTGACCgtttaacaacaacaaaaaccagATTGGGTTGCCGGTACTTAGGCCACACCGCTAGCCAGTAAAATACTTAATAcaattcaaaacaacaacaaaagaaaattcacatcaaaaaaacttatttattaaaaaaacaggaaaacgAACTGCAGTATAATAACAACAAAactattttaaaatttatttacacataacaaaaaacaaatctaaCTCCAGACTCGAACATCAAATCATTGGGTTCGCAGACATCGCAATTAGCTCGCTACACTAAAGACACATTTAAAAAGTTTTGGTAATGGCGGATGACTTTCTAGTCATACTGCTATGGCTTCTCCATTCACTCACATTCAATGGCTATTGTGTGGTGTTGCTTCTGTTCTTGCGCTCTATAGCGCACCTCTCATTTATTAGCGTGTTGTTTATTATTTCCGCTGATGACGAGCCGCCGGGAGCGCGAGAATTTTGCTGGGGCCCTCGTATTGACGGAGAAGTCAGAAGTGGTGTCACCTAGAAACAACACATAAAAAAGCGCACACACAAGCCATATCCATAAAGCcacattttgcaaaaaaataccaatACTTACCTCCAATTGAATTTGAACTTTACGCACTGGAGgggtaatttttgaatttaaaagtgAGCTAACTGCGCTCactaaagaaacaaaaaaaaagaacaaacaaagaaaaaatacaaatgagTACTACTACTCGGGTGTAGTGAAGTACCAACTACCTCTTTTTAAAAAACTCGCGATTTAAAAGCCGGAACCACACACTGCTGCCTCTTCCATGGGCCAAGTTGAAATGGAAGAATATTTCTTCTAAGTCCTCAGGTCAGCCCAATGATCAAAAGGACCGGAACTATGCAATTATAAACGATATTAATAATACGTAGTCTTACCCTCAACCCCCTTGCCTCAATCTGTCCtcttttcaaacattttcggGTGATTATCTTTAATCTCCCGAGCGCAGCTTAAATCGAGTCGCTCGCCGGATTCCGAATTCAAATACCAAGAAAACCCGCGAAACTCTCCCGGTTAAGGAAACGTGAATTTCTTAGAAAAAACTCACACGAGTGTCTAACACATTTTCTGAGACGTGTCTTGGCTAAATTGAGCCGTCGAGTTACATCTTGCACTCAATTATAGCTAGCAGTGAAATCGAAAAGGGGAAAAGCACTCACTTTGCAGTTCATCCGAAACATACACATATGAAAAGACACTCAGATTCCACACACGGGAGTTGTGTTGAATCTGACGTTCATACTCATAGAAACGAGGGGCTCAGCAATACTAAAATCAGTGCAGCGCTACAATGTaaccagctatatagaacaacgaattttgttctgttctgtcgaggaaagttttcgcttcatcgacggtgtactcatagtcgaattcaatattcatgtcaTCCACATTCTCACTAAAATTacatgaagctgaaattcgatatgatgtcgatggtgcttagggtggcagcgaaaatggtcatgtcaaatttcaaaaaccgaccacgtacatttcgtttattggcccaaaaaatgagctgtgcaaagtttcagctcgatcgtacatgatttaggggtgccttaaagcgctcaaagtttttattttttgatcctcgaaaatcttcccaGGAGGAGATAAGAGAAAtttgacaaaacaaaattttattctcGATgctaaatgacttaaaaatgcatgaaacgtcgagatcgggtgtaatctcgaaaaaaaattttaggcccaaaatcgaccttttgggaccgaccatgtacaatttgtttattggcacaaacaaatgacctgtgcaaagttttagctcgatcggacatgatttaggggtgcctcaaagcgctcaaagtttcttaattcaacatgcaaaaaatgttatggctgtggtatgatattgaatgtaatgcaaagtgtccggattcgaATACATTACTGTAAAACAGAGTTgactcgactgaaaatttttcaattcggCCTGCAGAAACGAAAAGAATAGGGAGAGAACAGCCTAATGCATAGACGTGTGAgtgtgagcttccccatctGACATTCCAATAAGtctcctgcggctggtgcgcttttccgagctgctttcgcggtgccttaccaccggtagatttacgagctgtctgcttgatCCCAATGAAACGAGTTCTCGCGGTATGAGAGTAGAGGTGGAAATGtacgaaagcaaaggaaacgTCATGTTTTATATCCATCCGTTCGGTTCAACAGAAGAGAAAGGCAGAAGAGAAATGAAATTGGAAAAGAAGACAATAATGCATAGGCGTCTGAGTGCGACCGTCCTCATCTCACATCGCCGcatcaactgaatggatttcttctttttttttcacttaaattctttttatttattaatttggtttacattataatataatactacatttcaagtgatcaacctagagttctacatctttaagttgaatggatttccagagcgtatgcgagtttatatacggtttcaataacctgttttctaagcaattttaaagctattgaaacaagtttcggGTCAacaattaacaatcatataactcgtggacattttgtgtttcgaatgaaatggttatcataccactccgttcagccggaaaagaggtattaacgttcaaaatctcgagtccagcgtcactctctcgttttcgaaatattgaacttacaccccagtacagaaatgtaagacacagtcctacgtcaaacaaaAAATAGCGAATGCTGCAAATTAAAATTAGGAACAAAACTCTACATTTTTAATACACTGAATAATAAgttactttttttctttttacagAGTGATACTAACAAGTTTtttagtcaaatgaaaaaaagatttttatgGCAAATCATACAACCCTGCTAGCAACATCTAAGAGCCtccgcacactacagactttttttcagccgacagtttggtcagatcggcctactggtgcaaaaaccggcccaactgaatcggtgtaatgcGCGCACATgaatacctctccgtactgattaagaagccgaccaaactatcggtcgacaatttagtctgcagtctgcgggggctctgaagtgcgattcacatacaacatccacgtcacgttcacgttccgcctcgtcacgttgcgtcaattattcttccaagcagttcttatgcaaacattcacatacaccggcaacgggaacatcgacttgccgttgctggtgtatgtgaatgcttcaatttaCAATAGATCTTCAAGAAAGTTGGCTCACCTTTTATGTATACAACTCTTGAGTGAAACAAAGCGTATTTTTGATTCACTAAACAATACCGTATAGCTTTTTCCCAGACACTGACGAAAACATAGTTCAATTATTTAATATTGTGAGAATTTTAGGCTCAATGGAGAAAACACCTTTAAATACAGTAAGTTGCTTTAATAACGGATAGCTTTGAGTTCAATTAAATGAACATCTTCGTTTCAAACTAGGCTCACTTCTACGCTAGACAAGCGGACAAGCTCACAAAACAAAAACGATTTGATGACGCTATCGTGAGTCATCGCAATGCGGCTACTAACTTAGAAGAAGCAATAAGATTAATACCGAAACAAACGGTAACAGCGGTTGGAATCGAATCACTTCAGCTGCAGCTTAGGCATCATCTGGCACAGATAAAGGTACTCCCGATTCGAAAGGAGATTTACCTACGCGAACTGGAGAGATTGAGAAGAGAAGCCGaagaaagggaaagggaaagcaGACAAGAAGACAGTATTTAAAATATGAAACGGTACaatgaaatataaaacaatttCAAGAAGGACAAGTATCTAAAAATATTAGTTGAAGTAAGTCTAATATAACGTAATAGTATATTTATGTTTATATGTATACAAATTTTATATTCTCTATTGCTTTTTTCTGACTTAATCTCGCCATTGTATATCCCAAATACTCACTCGActggtgagaaaaaaatgatgtttgatgaaaaattttttaattagataattcattggtgtttataaaataaaaatatacgcttactatttttctctttttttttcgtacaaattgtttttcacctttttctgaaaacatacaggaaaaaatagaggaacagccTGCAAAGTCTAaactttgaaataatatttaaatgCAGCAACTTCGTAAAAAAATAACTCATGAACGTAAAGCATGTACATCATGTCATCTCTTCCTAAGGCAGTGATAgaggagatgggggtaagacgaacATGTTAAGgtaaacttcaattgtatctttggaaactcatgttttcaaaaattgaaaagcagtttcatacagttcaatatactggttttcgaaataactggccaaatgttttataaaaaattgttttccatgttttttactgaaattaaaacaagccgaaaagtacaatatttttatcggtgcgggtataatggacatgtagtggtgggaatatggacaggttcgtAATATACGAAGCGAAGAGGTTTATCCACTCTCGGGGTCCGCCGCCTGTAttgaataatatattatataacttgctttgtgagaaacatttgaatttttctcacggggattcgacagtaagtcgggtctcctacatgggactcccccagggctcatgtttaagcccccttttgtacaacttctatataagcgacatcgacaattgccttatacaaaattgcagcctaagacaacttgcagatgatggagtggtgtctgtcgttggatcaaacgaatccgacctgcaaggacccttacaagatactttgaacaatttttcagcctgggccattggtctagggatcgaattctccacggagaaaacagagatggtggttttttataggaagcatagaccagcaaaaccaaagcttcaacttttgggtaaaccgatcactcatgctatgtcattcaagtatcttggtgtctggttcgactccaaatgtacttggggggcccatattaggtatctgagtaaaaaatgccaacaaagaataaactttctccgtacaattaccggcacctggtggggagcccatccagaagatcttataatgttgtatcgaacaactattctctcagtgatggagtatggcagtttctgttttcaatcagctgccaaaacacacctcattaaactcgagcgaattcagtatctttgtctccgtattgcgttgggatgtatgccctcaacgcataccatgagcctcgaggttttggcaggcgtactcccactaaaagatcgcttcaatttattatctcttcggttcctcatccggtgtaaggttatgaacccattggtgatcggaaattttgagcggctgatcgagctaaattttca from Toxorhynchites rutilus septentrionalis strain SRP chromosome 3, ASM2978413v1, whole genome shotgun sequence encodes:
- the LOC129780188 gene encoding nuclear receptor-binding factor 2-like gives rise to the protein MEKTPLNTAHFYARQADKLTKQKRFDDAIVSHRNAATNLEEAIRLIPKQTVTAVGIESLQLQLRHHLAQIKVLPIRKEIYLRELERLRREAEERERESRQEDSI